The following proteins are encoded in a genomic region of Mycolicibacterium rutilum:
- a CDS encoding neutral zinc metallopeptidase has protein sequence MRRRHLARTVLAAISVALVAACSTTLAGKPVSIFADPFRVAGMPATDGPTGLRPDAREPSREVTGTDGGDDDELARQAISDIEEFWEGSYSGVFDGQFTPVEALYSWDANGFDSISFCDSDTYGLVNAGFCHDDNTIGWDRGELVPSLRRAHGEMGVAMVLAHEYGHAVQFQAGLVDEDTPTLVAEQQADCMAGAYMRWVAEDNSPRFTLSTGEGLNNVLAAVISFRDPLLNEDDPEVGVDEHGSAFERLSAFQFGFTDGIAACATIDMREIGQRRGDLPVLLEADESGDWEVSETSVRAIVDAMDIVFAPANPPELTFEPVDCADARPSPPVSFCPATNTIAVELDELAELGAPPHLDDPMGLAAGDNTAYSVLVSRYVQAIQQERGGVALDNAEAALRTACLTGVATTKLSKPVTTPDGNTVALTAGDLDEAVSGILTNGLAASDVNGESVPSGFSRIDAFRVGVLGDADRCFKRFD, from the coding sequence ATGAGGCGACGACACCTGGCGCGCACCGTCCTCGCGGCGATTTCGGTGGCGCTGGTCGCCGCCTGTTCGACGACCCTTGCGGGCAAACCGGTTTCGATTTTCGCCGACCCGTTCCGGGTGGCCGGGATGCCCGCCACCGACGGGCCGACCGGCCTGCGGCCCGATGCCAGGGAACCGAGCCGAGAGGTGACCGGCACCGACGGCGGCGACGATGACGAACTGGCCCGCCAGGCGATCAGCGACATCGAGGAGTTCTGGGAGGGTTCCTACAGCGGCGTGTTCGACGGCCAGTTCACCCCGGTCGAGGCGTTGTACTCCTGGGACGCAAACGGGTTCGACAGCATCAGCTTCTGCGACTCCGACACCTACGGGCTGGTGAACGCGGGCTTCTGCCACGACGACAACACCATCGGCTGGGACCGCGGCGAGCTGGTGCCGAGCCTGCGGCGCGCCCACGGGGAGATGGGCGTGGCGATGGTGCTCGCCCACGAGTACGGCCATGCCGTGCAGTTCCAGGCGGGTCTGGTCGACGAGGACACCCCGACGCTGGTGGCCGAACAGCAGGCCGACTGCATGGCGGGTGCGTACATGCGCTGGGTCGCCGAGGACAACTCGCCGCGGTTCACCCTTTCGACCGGTGAGGGCCTGAACAACGTTCTCGCCGCTGTCATCTCGTTCCGCGATCCGTTGCTCAACGAGGACGACCCCGAAGTCGGCGTCGACGAACACGGGTCGGCTTTCGAGCGCCTCTCGGCGTTCCAGTTCGGCTTCACCGACGGGATCGCGGCCTGCGCGACGATCGACATGCGCGAGATCGGGCAGCGCCGCGGCGACCTGCCCGTGCTGCTGGAGGCCGACGAGAGCGGCGACTGGGAGGTGTCCGAGACGTCGGTGCGGGCGATCGTCGACGCGATGGACATCGTGTTCGCGCCGGCGAACCCGCCGGAGCTGACGTTCGAACCGGTCGACTGCGCCGACGCGCGGCCCAGCCCCCCGGTGTCGTTCTGCCCCGCCACCAACACCATCGCCGTCGAGCTCGACGAACTCGCCGAACTCGGCGCCCCTCCACACCTCGACGACCCGATGGGGCTGGCGGCCGGCGACAACACCGCCTACTCGGTGCTGGTCTCGCGGTACGTGCAGGCGATCCAGCAGGAGCGCGGCGGCGTCGCACTCGACAACGCCGAGGCGGCGCTGCGCACCGCGTGCCTCACCGGGGTCGCCACCACCAAGTTGTCCAAGCCGGTGACCACACCCGACGGCAACACCGTCGCGCTGACCGCCGGCGACCTCGACGAGGCGGTGTCGGGCATTCTCACCAACGGCCTGGCGGCCAGCGATGTCAACGGCGAGTCGGTGCCGTCGGGCTTCTCCCGGATCGACGCGTTCCGCGTCGGGGTGCTCGGCGACGCCGACCGGTGCTTCAAACGGTTCGACTGA
- the clpS gene encoding ATP-dependent Clp protease adapter ClpS, whose translation MVTPAKAKPGTREERDVKSVQREDAATDTPWVTIVWDDPVNLMTYVTYVFQKLFGYSEPHATKLMLQVHNEGKAVVSAGSRESMEVDVSKLHAAGLWATMQQDR comes from the coding sequence ATGGTTACGCCGGCGAAGGCTAAACCGGGGACCCGCGAGGAGCGGGACGTCAAGTCCGTCCAGCGCGAGGACGCGGCCACCGACACCCCGTGGGTGACCATCGTGTGGGACGACCCGGTCAATCTGATGACCTACGTGACCTACGTGTTCCAGAAGCTGTTCGGTTACAGCGAGCCGCACGCCACCAAGCTCATGCTGCAGGTCCACAACGAGGGCAAGGCGGTGGTCTCGGCGGGTAGCCGCGAGTCGATGGAGGTCGACGTGTCCAAGCTCCACGCCGCCGGGCTGTGGGCCACCATGCAGCAGGACCGCTGA
- a CDS encoding nicotinate phosphoribosyltransferase — MTGASSALHTDKYELTMLAAALRDGTAHRRTTFELFGRRLPEGRRYGVVAGTKRFVDALARFVFDDDALSALADFLDRETLAYLADYRFTGDIDGYAEGELYFPGSPVLSVHGTFGECVILETLALSIFNHDTAIASAAARMVSAAEDRPLIEMGSRRTHERAAVAAARAAYLAGFSGSSNLEAQRRYGVPALGTSAHAFTLLHTTADGPDERAAFRAQVDALGVDTTLLVDTYDITAGVAAAVEVAGPRLGAVRIDSGDLGVLARQVRAQLDSLGATETQIVVSGDLDEFAIASLRAEPVDSFGVGTSLVTGSGAPTAGMVYKLAEVDGIPVEKRSTRKQSHGGRKEALRLAKPTGTIVEEVVHPHGRRPETPAGLHARVLTVPLVAGGEPVDDLDFAAARTRVADGLKSLPWDGLALSRGEPAIPTRLIPPGA; from the coding sequence GTGACCGGCGCATCCTCTGCTCTACACACCGACAAGTATGAGCTGACGATGCTCGCAGCCGCGCTGCGCGACGGCACCGCACACCGCCGCACCACGTTCGAGCTGTTCGGCCGCCGGCTGCCGGAAGGGCGGCGCTACGGCGTGGTGGCGGGCACGAAGCGATTCGTGGATGCGTTGGCGCGGTTCGTATTCGATGACGACGCGCTGTCCGCGCTGGCGGATTTCCTGGACCGCGAGACGCTGGCGTATCTGGCCGACTACCGGTTCACCGGCGACATCGACGGCTACGCCGAGGGCGAGCTGTACTTCCCCGGCTCCCCGGTGCTGTCGGTGCACGGCACATTCGGCGAGTGCGTCATCCTGGAGACCCTCGCGCTGTCGATCTTCAACCACGACACCGCGATCGCCTCGGCCGCCGCGCGCATGGTCAGCGCCGCCGAGGACCGGCCGCTGATCGAGATGGGTTCGCGCCGCACGCACGAACGGGCCGCGGTCGCCGCCGCGCGGGCCGCCTACCTCGCCGGGTTCTCCGGGTCGTCGAATCTGGAGGCGCAACGCCGCTACGGGGTGCCCGCGCTGGGCACCAGCGCGCACGCGTTCACCCTGCTGCACACCACTGCCGACGGACCCGACGAGCGGGCGGCGTTCCGCGCGCAGGTCGACGCGCTCGGCGTCGACACCACACTGCTGGTCGACACTTACGACATCACCGCCGGCGTCGCGGCGGCCGTCGAGGTGGCGGGACCCCGGTTGGGCGCGGTGCGCATCGACTCCGGCGACCTGGGCGTGCTCGCCCGTCAGGTCCGCGCCCAACTCGACAGCCTCGGCGCCACCGAGACCCAGATCGTGGTGTCCGGCGACCTCGACGAGTTCGCGATCGCCTCGCTGCGCGCCGAACCCGTCGACAGCTTCGGGGTCGGCACGTCACTGGTCACCGGGTCGGGCGCACCGACGGCCGGCATGGTCTACAAGCTGGCCGAGGTCGATGGCATCCCCGTCGAGAAGCGCAGCACCCGCAAGCAGTCCCACGGCGGCCGCAAAGAGGCGCTGCGACTGGCCAAACCGACCGGCACGATCGTCGAAGAGGTCGTGCATCCGCACGGCCGCAGACCCGAGACGCCCGCCGGGCTGCACGCGCGGGTGCTGACGGTGCCGCTCGTCGCGGGCGGCGAACCCGTCGACGACCTGGACTTCGCCGCCGCGCGCACGCGCGTCGCCGACGGCCTGAAGAGCTTGCCGTGGGACGGGCTGGCGTTGTCGCGCGGCGAACCGGCGATCCCGACGCGGTTGATCCCGCCCGGCGCGTAG
- a CDS encoding MspA family porin → MTFGIVLRRGITGIAIAGVLIGGSVAPGVADPEPQPVAADAPPPPAGEAPPPPPPDGAVASTPPAVTETPDGWRLELGAKDETQAPIPPLTTALSSREYVVGGTYTGSVTGPGDDEPPHGTLEVGYEIGCGIDMSTSNGVSLTGTAGINPSIGLIGTDFISPFPDGLVPGLGGNIGGGITVGLKPGLVNVIPVTKKEYTGAEPWVMVSNFRVKIDGCVGESFIRSYAFLSRSTEMSDAIVAWYGVTKKV, encoded by the coding sequence GTGACGTTTGGGATTGTGCTGCGACGCGGCATCACAGGGATCGCCATCGCGGGTGTGTTGATCGGCGGGTCGGTCGCACCCGGCGTCGCCGACCCGGAGCCGCAACCCGTGGCGGCCGACGCGCCACCGCCACCGGCGGGAGAGGCGCCACCTCCGCCGCCGCCCGATGGCGCGGTCGCGTCCACCCCGCCCGCGGTCACCGAAACTCCTGACGGCTGGCGCCTCGAACTCGGCGCCAAGGACGAGACCCAGGCCCCGATCCCGCCGCTGACGACGGCGCTGTCGTCGCGGGAGTACGTCGTCGGCGGGACCTACACCGGGTCGGTGACCGGTCCCGGCGACGACGAACCGCCGCACGGCACCCTCGAGGTCGGCTACGAGATCGGCTGCGGTATCGACATGAGCACGTCGAACGGCGTCTCGCTGACCGGCACCGCGGGCATCAACCCGTCAATCGGGCTGATCGGCACCGACTTCATCTCCCCGTTCCCCGACGGCCTGGTGCCGGGGCTCGGCGGCAACATCGGCGGCGGCATCACCGTCGGCCTCAAGCCGGGACTGGTGAACGTGATCCCGGTGACGAAGAAGGAGTACACCGGCGCCGAGCCGTGGGTGATGGTCAGCAATTTCCGGGTCAAGATCGACGGCTGCGTCGGCGAGTCGTTCATCCGGTCGTATGCGTTCCTGAGCAGGTCCACCGAGATGTCGGACGCGATCGTGGCGTGGTACGGCGTCACCAAGAAGGTCTGA
- a CDS encoding virginiamycin B lyase family protein has protein sequence MTSALKVALDGGPYGITSGPDGALWVTLAQAGAIARVTRTGETTVYPLDPQCRPMIITTGPDGALWFSRGDNRIGRITTTGETGTFDLPDGSDPYGITAGPDGALWFTAMTSGEIGRISVDGEITSQAVVGGMPSMITTGPDGALWFTLNGTGAVGRLTVAGELTVRGTPTAGSGPVGIAATHDDAVWFTEIRAERLGRIPMRDAIQEIELPGKPHAVIADPDDGVWVTLWGSSQLARVGGDGDIVTIDLPRDSEPHGLAVDADGAVWVALESGFVLRMPS, from the coding sequence GTGACATCCGCGCTGAAGGTCGCGCTCGACGGCGGCCCCTACGGGATCACGTCGGGTCCCGACGGCGCGCTGTGGGTGACGCTGGCGCAGGCCGGCGCGATCGCCCGAGTCACCCGCACCGGCGAGACGACGGTGTATCCGCTGGATCCGCAGTGCCGCCCGATGATCATCACGACGGGACCCGACGGAGCCCTGTGGTTCAGCCGCGGCGACAACCGCATCGGGCGGATCACCACGACCGGGGAGACCGGCACGTTCGACCTGCCCGACGGCAGCGATCCCTACGGCATCACCGCGGGCCCGGACGGCGCGCTGTGGTTCACGGCGATGACCTCCGGCGAGATCGGCCGCATCTCGGTCGACGGCGAGATCACCAGTCAGGCCGTGGTCGGCGGGATGCCGTCGATGATCACGACCGGCCCCGACGGGGCGCTGTGGTTCACGCTCAACGGAACCGGCGCCGTCGGCCGCCTGACCGTCGCCGGTGAGCTGACGGTGCGCGGAACCCCCACTGCCGGTTCGGGTCCCGTCGGCATCGCCGCGACCCACGACGACGCGGTGTGGTTCACCGAGATCCGCGCCGAGCGGCTGGGCCGGATCCCGATGCGCGATGCGATCCAGGAGATCGAACTCCCCGGCAAGCCGCATGCGGTGATCGCCGATCCTGACGACGGCGTCTGGGTGACGCTGTGGGGTTCGAGCCAGCTGGCCCGGGTCGGCGGCGACGGGGACATCGTGACGATCGACCTGCCGCGCGACAGCGAACCGCACGGGCTCGCCGTCGACGCCGACGGCGCGGTGTGGGTCGCGCTGGAGTCGGGGTTCGTCCTGCGCATGCCGTCCTGA
- a CDS encoding ATP-dependent DNA helicase, with product MLATAVTALGGSERSGQIEMAEAVAHAFDSGEHLAVQAGTGTGKSLAYLVPAIARAVAAEEPVVVSTATIALQRQLVDRDLPRLAEALTDALSRAPEFALLKGRGNYLCLNKIHNGATSEPDDRPQEELFNPVASSALGRDVQRLIAWSSDTDTGDRDELTPGVPDRSWSQVSVSARECIGVARCPYGADCFAEKAREKAGHADVVVTNHALLAIDAISDAAVLPEHRLLVVDEAHELVDRVTSVATGELSATSMSVAHRRSARLVDDELAQRLEAATATLASAIHDTDPGRIDILDDELATYLTAVRDAAHRVRSAIDTAPNDPAAASARTEAVTALTDIGDTASRILDSFVPAIPDRTDVVWLDREENRGTTRTLLRVAPLSVSGLLRTRLFEHATTVLTSATLTIGGNFDAMAAAWGLTEARWRGIDVGSPFEHAKSGILYVAAHLPPPGRDGTGSAEQLDEITELITAAGGRTLGLFSSMRAAKAASEIMRDRLDTPVLCQGEDTTSALVRQFADDPETSLFGTLSLWQGVDVPGPSLSLVLIDRIPFPRPDDPLLTARQRAVAARGGNGFMAVAASHAALLLAQGAGRLLRSVDDRGVVAVLDSRMATARYSGFLRASLPPFWATTNPARVREALERLRAG from the coding sequence CTGCTGGCCACGGCGGTCACGGCCCTGGGTGGCAGCGAACGCAGCGGGCAGATCGAGATGGCCGAAGCCGTCGCGCACGCCTTTGACAGCGGTGAGCACCTGGCGGTGCAGGCCGGCACCGGCACCGGCAAGTCGCTCGCCTACCTGGTGCCGGCGATCGCGCGCGCCGTCGCCGCCGAGGAACCTGTCGTGGTGTCCACCGCGACGATCGCGCTGCAACGCCAACTCGTCGACCGTGACCTACCCCGGCTCGCGGAAGCCCTGACCGACGCGCTGTCCCGCGCACCGGAGTTCGCGCTGCTGAAGGGACGCGGAAACTACCTGTGCCTGAACAAGATTCACAACGGAGCGACATCAGAGCCCGACGACCGTCCGCAGGAGGAGCTGTTCAACCCGGTGGCGTCCAGCGCGCTCGGCCGCGACGTGCAGCGGCTGATCGCCTGGTCGTCGGACACCGACACCGGTGACCGTGATGAGCTGACGCCTGGGGTGCCGGACCGGTCCTGGTCCCAGGTCAGCGTGTCGGCGCGCGAGTGCATCGGCGTGGCGCGCTGCCCCTACGGCGCCGACTGTTTCGCGGAGAAGGCACGCGAGAAGGCCGGCCACGCCGACGTCGTCGTCACCAATCACGCGTTGCTGGCCATCGACGCCATCTCCGACGCGGCCGTGCTGCCCGAGCACCGGCTGCTCGTCGTCGACGAGGCGCACGAACTCGTCGACCGGGTGACGTCGGTGGCGACCGGCGAGTTGTCCGCGACATCGATGTCCGTGGCGCACCGTCGCTCCGCGCGGTTGGTCGACGACGAACTCGCGCAGCGCCTCGAGGCGGCGACCGCGACACTGGCGTCGGCGATCCACGACACCGATCCCGGCCGCATCGACATCCTCGATGACGAGTTGGCGACCTATCTGACCGCCGTCCGCGACGCCGCGCACCGGGTGCGGTCGGCGATCGACACCGCCCCCAACGATCCGGCCGCGGCCTCGGCACGCACCGAGGCGGTCACCGCGCTGACCGACATCGGCGATACCGCGTCGCGCATCCTCGACTCCTTCGTGCCCGCGATCCCCGACCGCACCGACGTGGTGTGGTTGGACCGCGAGGAGAACCGCGGGACGACGCGCACGCTGCTGCGGGTCGCACCGCTGTCGGTGTCAGGGCTGTTGCGCACCAGGCTGTTCGAGCACGCGACCACGGTGCTGACCTCGGCGACGCTGACGATCGGCGGCAATTTCGACGCGATGGCCGCGGCCTGGGGGCTGACCGAGGCGCGCTGGCGCGGCATCGACGTCGGCTCGCCGTTCGAACACGCCAAGTCCGGAATCCTCTACGTCGCGGCGCATCTGCCGCCGCCGGGGCGGGACGGTACCGGATCGGCGGAGCAACTCGACGAGATCACCGAACTCATCACCGCCGCCGGCGGCCGGACGCTCGGGCTGTTCTCGTCGATGCGCGCGGCCAAGGCCGCCAGCGAGATCATGCGCGACCGGCTGGACACCCCGGTGCTGTGCCAGGGCGAGGACACCACCTCGGCCCTGGTCAGGCAGTTCGCCGACGACCCGGAGACGTCGCTGTTCGGCACGCTGTCGCTGTGGCAGGGCGTCGACGTGCCGGGCCCGTCGCTGTCGCTGGTGCTGATCGACCGGATCCCGTTCCCGCGCCCCGACGATCCGTTGCTCACCGCGCGTCAGCGTGCGGTGGCCGCGCGGGGCGGCAACGGGTTCATGGCCGTGGCCGCCAGCCACGCCGCGCTGCTGCTGGCGCAGGGCGCGGGCCGGCTGCTGCGCAGCGTCGACGACCGCGGGGTGGTCGCGGTGCTCGACTCGCGCATGGCCACCGCCCGATACAGCGGATTCCTGCGGGCGTCGCTGCCGCCGTTCTGGGCAACGACGAACCCGGCCCGGGTCCGCGAGGCGCTCGAACGTCTCCGCGCGGGTTGA